The genomic interval CGAGAAGCTTGGCTACAAGGATTATCTGGTCTCGGGGCTTGAGGTCATGGACTTGACGGCGGTTTCCCTGTGCCGCGCAAACAGCCTGCCGATTATCGTCTTTAATTTGCTTGACAAGGGCAATATAAGAAAAGTTTTGACGGGCGCAAATGTTGGAACTTTGCTCGGGGAGGCACACGATGCTTGATGAGGTATTTAAGGAAGCCAGATCGAACATGCAAAGGAATGTCGATGCGCTCAAGCGACATCTTCTGAAGATGCGGACGGGTAGGGCCACGCCTTCGCTGGTGTCGGACATCAGGATTGAGTGCTACGGGGAGAAAATGCCACTTTCACAGCTGGCGACGGTCTCCGTGCCAGAGAGTGGCTTGCTCGTGATTCAGCCATGGGACCCGAACCTGTTGAAGGAGATCGAGATCTCGATCCTTCGTGCTGGTGATAATCTTACTCCAGCCAGCGACGGCAACGTTATCAGAATCACGATACCGCCGCTTTCCGAGGAGCGACGGAAGAATATCAGCGCTGCTGCGGCGAAGAATTGCGAGGAATGTCGGGGGGCGGTGCGGAACGTTCGCAAGGAGGCGAAGAACGAGATACGCGGCCTTGAGAAGGAGAAGGATATTTCTGAGGATAGGGCGAGCGTGGCGTTCGATGATTTACAGGAGATGACGGATGAGTTCATGGCTCAGATCGACAAGATACAAGAGAGCAAACAGAAGGAACTGATGGAGTTCTAGTCCATTTGGGATTCAATCAGCAAAGGTCATGTTTTGACGGAGTGATCTGAAGGGAGGGTTGGAAATGCCACACAAGATAAGCGAAGAGTGCATTTCTTGCGGGACGTGCGTGGATGCGTGCAATTTTGACGCGATCTCAGAGGGCGAGGACAGGTATGAGATTGACCCCGAGAAGTGCACGGATTGTGGGGCTTGCGCTGAGGTTTGTCCGGTTGATGCAATCGCCCCAGCGGAATAGGGCCTCTTGAGTTAGCTTACGGACGGCATTTGGCTGTGCCTGCCTTGTTTGTGGTGGGCACAGCGACTGGATGTCGCAAGAACATATTAACAGTATTAGGAAGCGTGCTCGCCCGGAACGCGGGCGATCGGCTCCGCTCAGCAGGGGGTAGGCGCTACGCCAGACGACAAGACGCCCAAGATGGATATGTCGCGGCTGCCTCGTCACGTCGCGATCATAATGGACGGGAATGGAAGATGGGCTAAGACCCGAGGACTACCACGAATAGCCGGCCACACCGAGGGGATTGAGTCTGTCCGCGCCACGGTTACCGAGTGCGCAAAGCTCGGCATTGGCCACCTGACGCTGTACGCGTTCTCGTATGAGAACTGGGAGCGGCCATCGGATGAGATAGACGCTCTCATGCATCTGTTGACCGAGTATCTCAGAGAGGAGAAGCAGGAGCTGATTGACAACAACATAAGGTTAGGGGTCTTCGGAGACGCATCCCGCCTCCCCGAGCACGCCCAGCACGCCCTAAATGAGGTAATCGAGGACACGAGCGGTCTTCGCGGCATGCGACTCAATCTTGCCCTCAACTACAGCGGCCGGCAGGAGATATTGCGCGCTGCCACCAAGATCGCCCGGCAACATGCGGAGGGTAGGCTCGACCTCGCGAGCTTCGATGAAAGAACGTTTGCGGGCTGTCTCGATTCGTTTGACCAGCCGGACCCGGACCTTCTGATCAGAACGAGCGGTGAGATGAGAATCTCCAATTTTCTCCTGTGGCAGATCGCATATACTGAGATACACGTTACGAATGTCTTGTGGCCAGATTTTCGGGAGAACGAGCTGCACCGGGCGATAGCCAATTTTCAGCATAGAACGAGAAAGTTCGGAAGAGTTATCTGACAATTGACCAACCTTAAAGCCCGCGTAATCACGGCTGTCATTGCCGCCCCCGCTGTCTTGGCGGTGATTGTTCTGTTTGGCAGGACCGGCCTTAGTCTCCTCGTTCTGGCAGTTGTCCTGGGCGGCCTGCGCGAGCTTCACAGGATGCTCAAGGAGTCAGGCGTTGAGATATTCTGGCTGCTCATAGTTCTGGTGTCCTGTGCATTTTCGTTCTTGAGCAACAGTTTAGAATCAATTGGCTTGATACTCCTGATATCGGTGCTCGCTCTTCTGCTGCGCGGGCTGTTGTCGAATCAAGAGCCTACTAAGGTATTGACCAGGGTCGTCTTTTCCGTGTTCTCGATAATCTTCCTGCCGTTTCTAGCGAGTTTTGCCGTCTGCCTTGGGTCTATGCGATTCCCGGGGCGGAATGATGAGAGGGGGCTGGCCCTAGTCATCCTCGTTATACTAGCGACGTGGATGTGCGATACTGCCGCCTACTTCTGCGGCTGTCGATGGGGGAAACACAAGGCCCTTGAGCGGATCAGCCCCAGTAAGACGCTGGAAGGGTGCGTGGCCGGCGTCGTCGCCTCAATACTGACCTGTTTGATAGTTGGCTGGCTAATTGGAAGCCTTTCTGCGGGGCAAGCGGCGCTGCTCGGCGTTCTGCTTGGCGTCTTCGGCCAGCTCGGTGATCTGTGCGTCTCACTTGTCAAGCGTGCGGCTGGGCGCAAGGACGCGGGCGCGCTCCTTCCCGGACATGGAGGCGTTCTGGACAGGGTTGACAGCTTCTTGTTCAACGCTCCTGTGGCGTTCATGTTTTTCACGATAGTTCTACCAAACGCGGCCTAGCGAGAGATAGCGGGATAGGCCAAGTATGAAACGAATTGCGATATTTGGAAGCACCGGGTCGATAGGTCGGCAGACGCTGCACGTGCTCGAGTCCTTTCCCGAGCGGTTCCGCGTGGTAGGGCTTGCGGCCGGCAGGAACGCGATTCTGCTCGCTGAACAGATCAGGCGGTTTGGCGTGCGCTGCGCTTGGGTTCAGGATTTGCCAACAGCAGAGAGGCTTACGGAGCAGTTGAAAAGGGACGGCTGGACAGAGTGTCAGGTCCTGCACAGTTACGAAACAGTGGAGACGTTTTTGGAGAGATCGGACCCCGAGGTGGTCGTATCCGCAATTTCGGGCCAGGCTGGCCTGTATCCCACCTATTACTCCGCGAAGGCTGGGCTTGACATTGCGCTGGCCAACAAAGAGAGCCTCGTGATGATGGGCCCGCTGCTCATGCAAATGGTGCGGCAAAGAGGAGGCAGGTTGACGCCGGTCGATTCGGAGCACAGTGCCATAATGCAGTGCCTCGCCGGTGAGGCGCCCGAATCGGTCAGGCGGCTTATCCTGACGGCGTCTGGTGGTCCTTTCAGAGGGGACACGATGGAGCAGCTTCAGAGAAGGTCGTTTCGTGAGACCCAGAAGCACCCAGTCTGGAACATGGGTGAGAAGATCAATGTCGATTCGGCTACGCTGATGAACAAGGGCCTGGAGGTCATCGAGGCGTGCACGCTATTTGACCAGCCGCCGGACAAGGTCGATGTGCTGATTCATCCGGAGTGTATTATGCACTCGATGGTGGAGTTCGTTGATGGCTCTTGGAAGGCCCAAATGGCTGTCCCCAACATGGAACTGCCGATCCTTTACGCTCTCTCTGCGCCTCAGCGATTCGGTTGGGATGCTAGCGCTCTGTCGGCTGAACAGCTCAGTGCGCTTCACTTCGAGAGGGTTGACAGAGTGCGTTTCGGGTGTCTAGACATAGCGTATGAAGCTGCTCGGGCTGGCGGCAGCATGCCGGCAGTGTTATGCACAGCCGACGAGATTGCGATAGAGTATTTTAGAAACGGGACGATTAGTTTTACTGAGATACCGGAAGTGATTGAGGAGACAATGCGACAGCACCAGGTCGTCGCGATCGACTCGCTCAAGGCCATTCTTGCAGTCAAGGAGTGGGCAACGCAGGTGGCTGAGGCCGAGGCGAGGAAGGTAGCGGACAGGAGTTGAAGAGGTAGCAGGTTGCTTTTCACAATACTGATGTTCTTGGTTGTATTGGGCATTCTGGTGCTCGTGCATGAGCTGGGCCATTTTGGCGCAGCGAAATCGCTTGGCGTTCGGGTTGACAAGTTCTCGATCGGCTTTTGGCCCAAGCTCTTTGGCATCAAGCGAGGGGAGACCGAGTATATGGTCTCGCTCATTCCTTGGGGTGGATACGTCAAGAT from bacterium carries:
- a CDS encoding UMP kinase, whose amino-acid sequence is EKLGYKDYLVSGLEVMDLTAVSLCRANSLPIIVFNLLDKGNIRKVLTGANVGTLLGEAHDA
- the frr gene encoding ribosome recycling factor, which encodes MLDEVFKEARSNMQRNVDALKRHLLKMRTGRATPSLVSDIRIECYGEKMPLSQLATVSVPESGLLVIQPWDPNLLKEIEISILRAGDNLTPASDGNVIRITIPPLSEERRKNISAAAAKNCEECRGAVRNVRKEAKNEIRGLEKEKDISEDRASVAFDDLQEMTDEFMAQIDKIQESKQKELMEF
- a CDS encoding 4Fe-4S binding protein, with the protein product MPHKISEECISCGTCVDACNFDAISEGEDRYEIDPEKCTDCGACAEVCPVDAIAPAE
- a CDS encoding isoprenyl transferase; its protein translation is MDMSRLPRHVAIIMDGNGRWAKTRGLPRIAGHTEGIESVRATVTECAKLGIGHLTLYAFSYENWERPSDEIDALMHLLTEYLREEKQELIDNNIRLGVFGDASRLPEHAQHALNEVIEDTSGLRGMRLNLALNYSGRQEILRAATKIARQHAEGRLDLASFDERTFAGCLDSFDQPDPDLLIRTSGEMRISNFLLWQIAYTEIHVTNVLWPDFRENELHRAIANFQHRTRKFGRVI
- a CDS encoding phosphatidate cytidylyltransferase — translated: MTNLKARVITAVIAAPAVLAVIVLFGRTGLSLLVLAVVLGGLRELHRMLKESGVEIFWLLIVLVSCAFSFLSNSLESIGLILLISVLALLLRGLLSNQEPTKVLTRVVFSVFSIIFLPFLASFAVCLGSMRFPGRNDERGLALVILVILATWMCDTAAYFCGCRWGKHKALERISPSKTLEGCVAGVVASILTCLIVGWLIGSLSAGQAALLGVLLGVFGQLGDLCVSLVKRAAGRKDAGALLPGHGGVLDRVDSFLFNAPVAFMFFTIVLPNAA
- the dxr gene encoding 1-deoxy-D-xylulose-5-phosphate reductoisomerase; translated protein: MKRIAIFGSTGSIGRQTLHVLESFPERFRVVGLAAGRNAILLAEQIRRFGVRCAWVQDLPTAERLTEQLKRDGWTECQVLHSYETVETFLERSDPEVVVSAISGQAGLYPTYYSAKAGLDIALANKESLVMMGPLLMQMVRQRGGRLTPVDSEHSAIMQCLAGEAPESVRRLILTASGGPFRGDTMEQLQRRSFRETQKHPVWNMGEKINVDSATLMNKGLEVIEACTLFDQPPDKVDVLIHPECIMHSMVEFVDGSWKAQMAVPNMELPILYALSAPQRFGWDASALSAEQLSALHFERVDRVRFGCLDIAYEAARAGGSMPAVLCTADEIAIEYFRNGTISFTEIPEVIEETMRQHQVVAIDSLKAILAVKEWATQVAEAEARKVADRS